A section of the Ictalurus punctatus breed USDA103 chromosome 8, Coco_2.0, whole genome shotgun sequence genome encodes:
- the map1lc3cl gene encoding microtubule-associated proteins 1A/1B light chain 3C isoform X2 encodes MLVENIRDTTTRKDEVCTIRSKFPNKLPIIVERCIRERRLPLLDKTKFLVPHELTIGQFLCLLRSKIALETSQALYLLISGKNICSMTASMGEVYSQHRDPDGFLYMTYASQDMFG; translated from the exons ATGTTAGTGGAGAACATCAGAGATACAA CAACAAGAAAAGATGAAGTCTGCACAATTCGCTCCAAGTTCcccaacaaattacca ATCATCGTTGAACGTTGCATTCGGGAGAGGCGACTTCCTCTATTGGACAAAACAAAATTCTTGGTCCCTCATGAGCTCACAATTGGTCAGTTTCTGTGTCTGCTCAG GAGTAAGATAGCACTGGAAACATCCCAGGCCCTGTATCTACTGATCTCAGGAAAAAACATATGCTCCATGACAGCCAGCATGGGGGAAGTATACTCTCAGCACAGAGACCCAGATGGCTTCCTCTACATGACCTATGCCTCCCAGGATATGTTTGGCTGA
- the map1lc3cl gene encoding microtubule-associated proteins 1A/1B light chain 3C isoform X1 has protein sequence MAPFERSMEVTPFKQRKCLATRKDEVCTIRSKFPNKLPIIVERCIRERRLPLLDKTKFLVPHELTIGQFLCLLRSKIALETSQALYLLISGKNICSMTASMGEVYSQHRDPDGFLYMTYASQDMFG, from the exons ATGGCGCCTTTTGAGAGATCCATGGAAGTGACGCCCTTCAAGCAAAGGAAGTGCTTAG CAACAAGAAAAGATGAAGTCTGCACAATTCGCTCCAAGTTCcccaacaaattacca ATCATCGTTGAACGTTGCATTCGGGAGAGGCGACTTCCTCTATTGGACAAAACAAAATTCTTGGTCCCTCATGAGCTCACAATTGGTCAGTTTCTGTGTCTGCTCAG GAGTAAGATAGCACTGGAAACATCCCAGGCCCTGTATCTACTGATCTCAGGAAAAAACATATGCTCCATGACAGCCAGCATGGGGGAAGTATACTCTCAGCACAGAGACCCAGATGGCTTCCTCTACATGACCTATGCCTCCCAGGATATGTTTGGCTGA